From a single Hymenobacter sp. YIM 151500-1 genomic region:
- the argG gene encoding argininosuccinate synthase — MKKVVLAYSGGLDTSYCVVYLTRELGLEVHTVLVNSGGFSPEELAAIEKRAYELGSSRHEVLDVTERFYQQCLRYLIFGNVLKNDTYPLSVSAERMFQSLALAEYARTHQADYIAHGSTGAGNDQVRFDVAFSVIAPATEIITPIRDQKLSRQAEIEYLQRHGVEMSWEKAKYSINKGIWGTSVGGVETLTSHQALPESAYPTPLTQTEPASISITFEKGEPVALNGQAIPPVALIQALNELAGAYAIGRDTHVGDTILGIKGRVGLEAPAPLILIKAHHLLEKHTSSRWQLLHKDYIANWYGTLLHEAQYLDPVMRDMEAFLESSQARVSGTVFVTLKPYQFELQGIESKYDMMRSTVATYGEENDAWDGRDAKGFIKIFSNQLRIHASFDA; from the coding sequence ATGAAAAAGGTAGTTCTCGCGTATAGTGGCGGCTTGGATACGTCTTATTGCGTGGTGTATCTGACCCGCGAGCTGGGGTTGGAAGTGCACACGGTACTAGTCAACTCGGGCGGCTTCTCGCCGGAGGAGTTGGCCGCCATCGAAAAGCGAGCCTACGAGCTGGGTTCCAGCCGCCACGAGGTGCTTGACGTAACCGAGCGGTTCTACCAGCAATGCCTGCGCTACCTCATCTTCGGCAATGTGCTGAAGAACGACACGTACCCCTTAAGCGTCAGCGCCGAGCGCATGTTTCAGTCGCTGGCCTTGGCCGAATACGCCCGCACTCATCAAGCCGACTACATTGCCCACGGCAGCACCGGCGCCGGCAACGACCAGGTGCGTTTCGACGTGGCCTTCTCGGTAATTGCGCCGGCCACAGAAATCATTACGCCCATCCGCGACCAGAAGCTGAGCCGCCAAGCCGAAATCGAGTATTTGCAGCGGCACGGGGTGGAGATGAGCTGGGAGAAAGCCAAATATTCCATTAACAAAGGTATCTGGGGGACCAGCGTGGGCGGCGTGGAAACGCTGACCTCGCACCAAGCCCTGCCGGAGTCGGCTTACCCCACGCCGCTTACTCAGACCGAGCCGGCCAGCATCAGCATCACCTTTGAAAAGGGCGAGCCGGTGGCCCTGAATGGACAGGCTATACCGCCCGTAGCCCTGATTCAGGCCCTCAATGAACTGGCCGGCGCCTACGCCATTGGCCGCGACACCCACGTGGGCGACACCATTCTGGGCATCAAGGGCCGCGTGGGGTTAGAGGCGCCGGCCCCGCTGATTCTTATCAAGGCTCACCACTTGCTGGAAAAGCACACTTCCTCGCGCTGGCAGCTGCTGCACAAGGACTATATCGCCAACTGGTACGGCACGCTGCTGCACGAGGCCCAGTACCTCGACCCGGTGATGCGCGACATGGAAGCCTTTTTGGAGTCGTCGCAGGCGCGGGTGTCGGGCACGGTGTTCGTCACCTTAAAGCCCTACCAGTTTGAGTTGCAAGGCATCGAGTCGAAGTACGACATGATGCGCTCCACGGTGGCCACCTACGGCGAAGAAAACGACGCCTGGGACGGCCGCGACGCCAAGGGTTTTATCAAGATTTTCAGCAACCAGCTACGGATTCACGCCTCTTTCGATGCCTAG
- a CDS encoding GNAT family N-acetyltransferase, with translation MFLRVADAADAQHAETLCHWYAESARQRGVGIAKREPNYLIKKMERGDAIIAFLNGQLAGFCYIETFEDDKFVVNSGLIVNTELRQEGLGRAIKHRVFELSRTKYPQANIFGITTSAAVMKINNELGYRPVTFPELTQSDDFWKGCASCKNYGILQDNQRRLCLCTGMVYDNLNDRFAQQTIEILSEAK, from the coding sequence ATGTTTCTACGAGTTGCGGATGCTGCCGACGCGCAGCACGCGGAAACCCTGTGCCACTGGTACGCCGAATCGGCCCGCCAACGCGGCGTAGGCATCGCCAAGCGTGAGCCCAACTACTTGATTAAGAAGATGGAGCGCGGCGACGCCATCATTGCCTTCCTCAATGGGCAGCTGGCCGGCTTCTGCTACATCGAGACGTTTGAGGACGATAAGTTCGTGGTGAACTCCGGCCTCATCGTCAACACGGAGCTGCGCCAGGAGGGCTTGGGCCGGGCCATCAAGCACCGCGTGTTTGAGTTGTCGCGCACCAAGTACCCGCAGGCCAACATCTTCGGCATCACCACCAGCGCGGCGGTGATGAAAATCAACAATGAGCTGGGCTACCGCCCGGTGACCTTCCCGGAACTGACCCAAAGCGACGACTTCTGGAAGGGCTGCGCCAGCTGCAAAAACTACGGCATTCTGCAGGACAACCAGCGCCGCCTGTGCCTGTGCACCGGCATGGTTTACGACAACCTCAACGACCGTTTCGCTCAGCAAACCATTGAAATCCTGAGCGAAGCAAAGTAG
- the argB gene encoding acetylglutamate kinase encodes MNPSLKIFKIGGGILDDEPALRRFVAELARVPGRKLLVHGGGKGASQLLAERGIEPQLVQGRRITDAPTLEVVTMFYAGKTNKQLVALLQAAGLNALGLSGADGNVLQATRRAVVDIDYGFVGDVRPAGVNTHLLHLLLDAGVLPVLCAITHDGRGQLLNTNADTIASTVAVALAARYAVELHFCFEKDGVLADMHDATSVISSLTPARYQALKAAGAVAAGMVPKLDNAFAALTQGVERVVIEHALRLNEPVKTVLTADEQ; translated from the coding sequence ATGAATCCAAGTCTAAAAATATTCAAGATTGGCGGCGGCATTCTGGACGATGAGCCGGCGCTGCGCCGCTTTGTGGCGGAGCTGGCGCGGGTGCCGGGACGCAAGCTGCTGGTGCACGGCGGCGGCAAAGGGGCCAGCCAGCTGCTTGCCGAGCGCGGCATCGAGCCGCAGCTGGTGCAGGGCCGCCGCATTACCGATGCGCCCACGCTGGAAGTGGTGACCATGTTCTACGCCGGCAAAACCAACAAGCAGCTGGTGGCCCTGCTGCAAGCGGCCGGCCTCAATGCCCTGGGCTTGTCGGGGGCCGATGGCAACGTGCTGCAAGCCACACGACGCGCCGTAGTTGACATCGACTACGGTTTTGTGGGCGACGTGCGGCCCGCGGGCGTAAACACCCACCTGCTGCACCTGCTGCTGGACGCTGGGGTGCTGCCCGTGCTGTGTGCCATTACCCACGACGGCCGGGGCCAGCTGCTCAACACCAACGCCGACACCATTGCCAGCACCGTAGCCGTGGCTCTGGCCGCGCGCTACGCTGTAGAGCTGCATTTCTGCTTCGAGAAAGACGGCGTGCTAGCCGACATGCACGATGCCACGTCGGTGATTTCCAGTCTCACCCCAGCCCGGTACCAGGCCCTGAAAGCGGCCGGCGCCGTGGCGGCCGGCATGGTGCCCAAGCTCGATAATGCCTTTGCGGCGCTAACCCAGGGCGTGGAGCGGGTGGTGATTGAACACGCCCTGCGCCTCAACGAGCCGGTGAAAACGGTGCTGACCGCCGATGAGCAGTAG
- a CDS encoding M20 family metallo-hydrolase yields MSSSISPIALDQLTASATELLRELIRTPSFSREEGGTAELLTAFLERLGVPVQRLGHNVWARNRHFDANKPTILLNSHHDTVQPGSTWTYNPFGAVVEGDRLTGLGSNDAGASAVSLLAAFLHFQGQENLPYNLICALTAEEEISGAGGIRSVLPALGTIDLGVVGEPTQMDLAVAEKGLVVLDCVAHGRTGHAARDEGDNALYRALADMQWFRDFRFERVSELLGPVKMTVTQIQAGTQHNVVPDRCTFVVDVRPNELYSNAEVVELVRRHVQADVTPRSLHLNSSRISLDHPLVRRGLALGCCPFGSATLSDQSMMPFTTVKIGPGDSARSHTPDEYILLSEIRQGIGGYIALLDGLRL; encoded by the coding sequence ATGAGCAGTAGCATTTCCCCCATTGCCCTCGACCAGCTCACGGCCAGCGCCACTGAGCTGCTGCGGGAGTTGATTCGCACGCCCTCTTTCTCGCGCGAAGAAGGCGGCACGGCCGAGCTACTGACTGCTTTTCTGGAGCGCCTCGGCGTGCCAGTGCAGCGTCTCGGCCACAACGTGTGGGCGCGCAACCGCCACTTCGACGCCAACAAGCCCACCATCCTGCTCAACTCCCACCACGACACCGTACAGCCCGGCAGCACTTGGACGTATAACCCGTTCGGGGCCGTGGTGGAGGGCGACCGGCTGACCGGGCTGGGCAGCAACGACGCCGGAGCTTCGGCGGTGAGTCTGCTGGCCGCGTTTCTGCATTTCCAGGGCCAGGAAAACCTGCCCTACAATTTGATTTGCGCCCTTACCGCCGAGGAGGAAATTTCGGGGGCCGGCGGCATTCGGAGCGTGCTGCCTGCGCTGGGCACCATCGACCTAGGCGTGGTGGGCGAACCAACGCAGATGGACCTGGCCGTGGCCGAAAAAGGCTTGGTGGTGCTCGACTGCGTAGCCCACGGCCGCACCGGCCACGCCGCCCGCGACGAAGGCGACAATGCCCTGTACCGGGCCCTGGCCGATATGCAGTGGTTTCGGGACTTTCGGTTTGAGCGGGTGTCGGAGCTGCTGGGGCCGGTGAAGATGACCGTGACGCAAATCCAGGCCGGCACCCAGCACAACGTGGTGCCCGACCGGTGCACGTTTGTGGTGGACGTGCGCCCCAACGAGCTGTATTCCAACGCGGAAGTAGTAGAGCTGGTGCGCCGGCACGTGCAGGCCGACGTAACGCCCCGCTCCCTCCACCTCAACTCCTCGCGCATTTCGCTGGACCACCCGCTGGTACGGCGCGGCCTGGCCCTGGGCTGCTGCCCGTTCGGCTCGGCCACCCTCTCCGACCAGAGCATGATGCCCTTCACGACAGTCAAAATCGGCCCCGGCGACTCGGCCCGCTCCCACACCCCGGACGAGTATATTCTGCTCAGCGAAATCCGCCAGGGCATTGGGGGCTACATTGCGTTGCTGGACGGGTTGCGGCTGTAG
- a CDS encoding SDR family NAD(P)-dependent oxidoreductase, producing MNVTLITGASGGIGEAFARRLAAEKHNLVLVARSAEKLRALCDELTRQHGIRAQYVALDLAAPEAAEQLFAETERRGLEVDWLINNAGIGSIGDFATLDLGSELAMLALNLTTLVALTHRYLHPMRERRRGTIVEVGSMAGFMSVPFMAAYAASKAFVRSFTEALAEENAPLGIRVMLLCPGATATGFFDAANVGSENMGLFGELQTPAQVVEAAMSGLRAGRRTTISGAKNALLARLGKIIPTSLIVRSLAGTYRPIYQKVTAPKL from the coding sequence ATGAACGTAACCCTCATAACAGGCGCCTCGGGCGGCATTGGCGAAGCATTTGCCCGTCGGCTGGCGGCCGAAAAGCATAATCTGGTGTTGGTGGCGCGGTCGGCGGAGAAGCTGCGCGCCTTGTGCGACGAGCTGACGCGCCAGCACGGCATCCGGGCGCAGTACGTGGCGCTGGACCTGGCGGCACCAGAGGCAGCCGAGCAGCTGTTTGCCGAAACCGAGCGGCGGGGACTGGAGGTAGACTGGCTGATCAATAATGCCGGCATTGGCTCTATTGGCGACTTTGCAACGCTGGACCTTGGCAGCGAGCTGGCCATGCTGGCGCTGAACCTCACCACCCTAGTGGCCCTGACGCACCGCTACCTGCACCCCATGCGGGAGCGGCGGCGCGGCACCATCGTAGAGGTAGGCTCCATGGCCGGCTTTATGTCCGTGCCGTTTATGGCGGCTTACGCGGCCTCCAAGGCTTTCGTGCGCTCCTTCACCGAAGCCCTGGCCGAAGAAAACGCTCCGCTGGGCATCCGGGTGATGCTGCTGTGTCCGGGGGCCACGGCCACCGGCTTCTTCGACGCCGCTAACGTAGGCTCGGAAAACATGGGCCTTTTCGGCGAGCTACAAACGCCCGCGCAGGTAGTGGAAGCCGCCATGAGCGGCCTGCGCGCCGGCAGGCGCACGACCATTTCCGGGGCGAAAAACGCCCTGCTGGCCCGGCTGGGCAAGATCATTCCTACCTCGCTTATTGTGCGCAGCCTGGCCGGCACGTATCGGCCTATCTACCAGAAGGTAACTGCGCCGAAGCTGTAG
- a CDS encoding helix-turn-helix domain-containing protein — translation MTQENPPHFVITSVAEQHRLLALPAPPHPLVSVLQFDELRPPPTTTWSGLLSTGFYTVAVKKNCPCKTAYGQLRYDFDHGVLSLVAPGKAVLWNAADSLPPAGWLLLVHPDLIRRYALAHRLKSYSFWHYAAHEALHLSAAEEATLDNLLLGLQQECRAAPAGFSEEMVVTYFDLLLQYANRFYNRQFASRRLAGRELLAQLDAALYSYLNSEQTTENGVPTAHYLAGQVHMSASYLTDLLKRLTGQSTQQYIHGKLLDKAKELLGASKWSVAEIAYCLGFEHPQSFSKLFKQKTGLSPLQFRQASHHAASRAA, via the coding sequence ATGACGCAGGAAAACCCGCCGCATTTCGTCATCACCTCGGTGGCCGAGCAGCACCGGCTGCTGGCCCTGCCCGCGCCCCCGCACCCGTTGGTAAGCGTGCTGCAATTCGACGAGCTGCGGCCGCCACCAACCACAACCTGGTCGGGCTTGCTTTCGACGGGATTCTACACCGTTGCGGTCAAGAAGAACTGCCCCTGCAAAACCGCGTACGGGCAGCTCCGCTACGATTTCGACCACGGGGTGCTGTCGTTGGTGGCTCCCGGCAAGGCGGTGCTGTGGAACGCGGCCGATAGCCTGCCGCCCGCGGGCTGGCTGCTGCTCGTGCACCCCGACCTGATCCGCCGCTACGCCCTGGCTCACCGCCTGAAAAGCTACAGCTTCTGGCACTACGCCGCCCACGAAGCCCTGCACCTCTCGGCGGCCGAGGAAGCCACGCTCGACAACCTGCTACTCGGCTTGCAGCAGGAGTGCCGGGCTGCCCCCGCCGGGTTCAGTGAGGAAATGGTCGTCACGTATTTCGACCTGCTACTGCAATACGCCAACCGCTTTTACAACCGGCAGTTTGCCAGCCGCAGGCTCGCTGGCCGCGAGCTGCTGGCCCAGCTGGACGCCGCGCTGTACAGCTACCTCAACAGCGAGCAAACCACAGAAAACGGCGTGCCTACGGCGCACTACCTGGCCGGGCAGGTGCACATGTCGGCCAGCTACCTCACCGACTTGCTGAAGCGCCTAACCGGGCAAAGCACGCAGCAGTACATTCATGGCAAGCTGCTGGACAAAGCCAAGGAGCTGCTGGGCGCGTCGAAGTGGTCGGTGGCGGAAATTGCGTACTGCCTGGGCTTCGAGCACCCGCAGTCGTTTAGCAAGCTGTTCAAGCAGAAAACCGGTCTGTCGCCGCTGCAATTTCGCCAAGCCAGCCACCACGCGGCCAGTCGGGCGGCGTAA
- the argH gene encoding argininosuccinate lyase — protein MKIWDKGIAVDKKIEQFTVGRDRELDMYLAKFDVQASAAQANMLARAGLLTEQENQQLQQGLTELAAQLEADTFVIEDSFEDVHSKIEYYLTERFGDAGKKIHTARSRNDQVLTAIQLFLKDYARRVAAQVLVLVEVLLQKAEQHQADLMPGYTHFQAAMPSSFGLWFSAYAEHLLLDLALFEAAHTVADQNPLGSGAGFGSSFPIDRLQTTRELGFGQVAVSSVGAQMLRGKTERTTAFAVAGLAATLAKMAYDLVLYNSQDLAFVELPAAFTTGSSIMPHKKNPDVFELIRGRCNALQALPNTVLLATAGLPSGYHRDFQILKEILFEPLTQLLDILDIVAFALPQLRIKPDLLKQPKYDAVFSVENINQLIQAGVPFREAYKQVGRAVEDGSYVPHREFHTTHLGSVHNLGLEEIRAKVARMRAGSKWLQ, from the coding sequence ATGAAAATCTGGGACAAAGGCATTGCCGTCGATAAGAAAATCGAGCAGTTCACCGTGGGGCGCGACCGGGAGCTGGATATGTATTTGGCGAAGTTTGATGTGCAGGCCAGTGCGGCCCAGGCCAACATGCTAGCGCGGGCCGGGCTGCTGACGGAACAGGAAAACCAGCAGCTACAGCAGGGCCTGACGGAGCTGGCGGCGCAGCTGGAGGCCGACACCTTTGTCATCGAAGACAGCTTCGAGGATGTGCACTCCAAAATCGAATATTACCTCACCGAGCGGTTCGGCGACGCGGGCAAGAAAATTCACACCGCCCGCTCCCGCAACGACCAGGTGCTGACGGCCATCCAGCTGTTTCTGAAGGACTACGCCCGGCGCGTGGCCGCGCAGGTGCTGGTCCTGGTGGAGGTGCTGCTGCAAAAAGCCGAGCAGCACCAAGCCGACCTGATGCCCGGCTACACTCACTTTCAGGCGGCCATGCCCAGCTCGTTTGGGCTGTGGTTTTCGGCCTACGCCGAGCATTTGCTGCTGGATTTGGCTCTGTTTGAAGCCGCCCACACCGTAGCCGACCAGAACCCGCTGGGCTCGGGCGCAGGCTTCGGCTCCTCCTTCCCCATCGACCGGCTCCAGACCACCCGCGAGCTTGGTTTCGGACAAGTTGCCGTGAGCAGCGTGGGGGCCCAGATGCTCCGTGGCAAGACGGAGCGCACTACGGCCTTTGCCGTGGCCGGGCTGGCCGCTACCCTCGCCAAAATGGCCTACGACCTGGTGCTCTACAACTCGCAGGATTTGGCCTTCGTGGAGCTACCAGCCGCGTTTACCACCGGCTCTAGCATCATGCCCCACAAGAAAAACCCCGATGTGTTCGAGCTGATTCGGGGGCGGTGCAACGCCTTGCAGGCCCTGCCCAACACCGTGCTGCTAGCCACCGCCGGCCTACCCAGCGGCTACCACCGCGACTTTCAGATTCTCAAAGAAATTCTATTTGAACCCCTCACTCAGCTGCTCGACATCCTGGACATCGTGGCCTTTGCCCTGCCCCAGCTGCGCATCAAGCCCGACTTGCTGAAGCAACCCAAATACGACGCGGTGTTTTCAGTGGAAAATATCAACCAGCTCATTCAGGCCGGCGTGCCGTTTCGGGAGGCGTACAAGCAGGTAGGCCGGGCCGTGGAAGACGGCAGCTACGTGCCGCACCGTGAGTTTCACACTACGCACCTGGGCAGCGTGCATAACCTGGGGCTGGAAGAAATCCGGGCGAAGGTGGCGCGAATGCGGGCGGGCAGTAAGTGGTTGCAATAG
- the lpdA gene encoding dihydrolipoyl dehydrogenase — translation MALQYDLVVIGSGPGGYVAAIRASQLGLKVGVVERESLGGICLNWGCIPTKALLKSAQVFEYLNHAQDYGLRAEGVSFDFQAVVGRSRGVADGMSKGINFLFKKNKIDVVSGTGKLLAPGQVEVTKADGSKETVEAKSIILATGARARQLPNLPIDGKKIIEYRKAMSLEQLPQRLVVVGSGAIGVEFAYFYRSMGSEVTIVEYLPRIVPVEDEEVSRQMEKSFKKMGINVLTSAEVTNVDTSGEGCQVTIKTQKGEQQLACDVVLSAVGVQTNLENLGLEELGIKVEKGRVIVDDFYQTNVPGIYAIGDIVPGPALAHVASAEGIICVEKIAGHHPEPLNYQNIPGCTYAQPEIASVGYTEEEAKKQGYDVLVGKFPFSASGKASAGGNKDGFVKVIFDKKYGEWLGAHMIGSNVTEMIAEVVVARKLETTGHEIIKAVHPHPTMSEAVMEAAAAAYGEVIHL, via the coding sequence ATGGCATTGCAATACGACCTGGTCGTTATCGGCAGCGGCCCCGGCGGCTATGTGGCTGCCATCCGGGCCTCGCAGCTGGGCTTGAAAGTAGGCGTGGTGGAGCGCGAGTCGCTCGGCGGCATCTGCCTCAACTGGGGCTGCATTCCCACCAAAGCCCTGCTCAAGAGCGCCCAGGTGTTTGAATACCTCAACCACGCCCAGGACTACGGCCTCCGGGCTGAGGGCGTGAGCTTCGACTTCCAGGCCGTAGTCGGCCGCAGCCGCGGCGTGGCCGATGGCATGAGCAAGGGCATCAACTTCCTGTTCAAAAAGAATAAAATCGACGTGGTGTCGGGCACGGGCAAGCTGCTAGCCCCCGGCCAGGTGGAAGTAACCAAAGCCGACGGCTCGAAGGAAACCGTCGAAGCCAAGAGCATTATCCTGGCCACCGGCGCGCGGGCCCGCCAGCTGCCCAACCTGCCCATCGACGGCAAAAAAATCATCGAGTACCGCAAGGCCATGAGCCTGGAGCAGCTGCCCCAGCGCCTAGTGGTGGTGGGTTCGGGCGCCATCGGCGTCGAGTTTGCTTACTTCTACCGCTCCATGGGCTCTGAGGTAACCATCGTGGAGTACCTGCCCCGCATTGTGCCGGTGGAGGACGAGGAAGTGTCGCGGCAGATGGAGAAGTCGTTCAAGAAGATGGGCATCAACGTGCTGACCAGTGCCGAAGTCACGAACGTGGACACCAGCGGCGAGGGCTGCCAGGTGACCATCAAAACCCAGAAAGGCGAGCAGCAGCTGGCCTGCGACGTGGTGCTGAGCGCCGTGGGCGTGCAAACCAACCTCGAAAACCTGGGCCTGGAAGAGCTGGGCATCAAGGTGGAGAAGGGCCGCGTCATCGTCGATGACTTCTACCAGACCAACGTGCCGGGCATCTACGCCATCGGCGACATCGTGCCCGGCCCGGCCCTGGCCCACGTGGCATCGGCCGAAGGCATTATCTGCGTCGAGAAAATTGCCGGCCACCACCCCGAGCCGCTCAACTACCAGAACATTCCCGGCTGCACCTACGCCCAGCCCGAAATTGCCTCGGTGGGCTACACCGAGGAGGAAGCCAAAAAGCAAGGCTACGACGTGCTGGTGGGCAAATTCCCCTTCTCCGCCTCCGGCAAAGCCTCGGCTGGTGGCAACAAAGACGGCTTCGTAAAAGTCATCTTCGATAAGAAGTACGGCGAGTGGCTCGGCGCCCACATGATTGGCTCGAATGTTACGGAAATGATTGCCGAAGTAGTCGTAGCGCGCAAGCTCGAAACCACCGGCCACGAAATCATCAAAGCCGTGCACCCGCACCCCACCATGAGCGAAGCCGTGATGGAAGCCGCCGCCGCTGCCTACGGCGAAGTGATTCACTTGTAG
- a CDS encoding tetratricopeptide repeat protein produces the protein MKTPVLSLLAATLLAAACTRSTADVERPVTAAVRSQAQEAAAARTADSLAATGAVASAATPAESVAPPVAPAPAAPPRKTTADYKADLRAASTRLRTTPRDAEALLQRAKAHSQLKDYRAALADYNAVLRLQPTRAEAYYNRGLTRLKLKEYNAAISDFTKTVKYNPEDKEAYFGRGTAKMQLFNFKGAIPDFTRALALDPHYADALEYRGISYASINKPTEARADLEQAARLNPEAAKSLRRYGK, from the coding sequence ATGAAGACACCCGTACTCTCCCTGCTTGCGGCCACGCTGCTGGCCGCCGCCTGCACCCGCAGCACCGCCGACGTAGAACGCCCCGTAACCGCCGCCGTCCGCAGCCAGGCGCAGGAAGCCGCTGCCGCCCGCACCGCCGACTCACTGGCTGCTACGGGAGCCGTAGCCTCGGCCGCTACGCCTGCTGAGTCAGTTGCTCCGCCAGTTGCACCAGCGCCAGCTGCCCCGCCTCGCAAAACCACCGCCGACTACAAAGCCGACCTGCGCGCGGCCAGTACCCGCCTGCGCACCACCCCGCGCGACGCCGAAGCCCTCTTGCAACGAGCCAAGGCCCACAGTCAGCTCAAAGACTACCGCGCCGCCCTGGCCGACTACAACGCCGTACTGCGCCTGCAACCCACCCGCGCCGAGGCTTACTACAACCGCGGCCTCACCCGCCTCAAGCTCAAAGAATACAACGCCGCCATCAGCGACTTCACCAAAACCGTCAAGTACAACCCCGAGGACAAGGAGGCCTACTTCGGGCGCGGCACGGCCAAGATGCAGCTGTTCAACTTCAAAGGCGCCATTCCCGACTTCACCCGCGCCCTGGCCCTCGACCCGCACTACGCCGATGCGCTGGAGTACCGCGGCATCAGCTACGCCTCCATCAACAAACCCACCGAAGCCCGCGCCGACCTGGAGCAAGCCGCCCGCCTCAACCCCGAAGCCGCCAAAAGCCTGCGGCGGTATGGGAAATGA
- a CDS encoding NAD(P)/FAD-dependent oxidoreductase → MIDICILGAGPGGATAALHLAGAGHRCLLLDRATFPRDKVCGDALSGKVINELRRIGAELPERLAAEPIQLPSWGIDFYAPNGRRLAVPFKPHYNPAQDRAAGHISKRVHFDNFLIEEVRRRPEIDFRENTDVARHEPLPDGRWRLLAADGSEIATARLLLVANGAQSSFARQIGGHELEAAHHCAGLRAYYRGVQGLHPHNFIELHFIRDFLPGYLWVFPLPNGEANVGVGMLTEAVSKKKVKLRERLDDMLRTHPALKERFAGAERLGPVRGFGLPLGSKRRPLSGPGYLLLGDAGSLIDPFSGEGISHAMVSGRHAADWAGRALAAQDFSPTFLRGYDAAVYNRLWQELRLSRAMQRLLNYPWLFNFIANRAANNPTLAETISNMFLDLDLRERLRQPGFYVKLLLGK, encoded by the coding sequence ATGATTGATATCTGCATTCTGGGCGCCGGGCCGGGCGGGGCCACGGCGGCCCTGCACCTGGCAGGCGCCGGCCACCGCTGCCTGCTCCTGGACCGCGCCACCTTCCCGCGCGACAAAGTGTGCGGCGACGCCCTCAGTGGCAAAGTCATCAACGAGCTGCGCCGCATTGGGGCGGAGTTGCCGGAGCGCCTGGCCGCCGAACCCATCCAACTACCCAGCTGGGGCATCGACTTCTACGCCCCCAACGGCCGCCGCCTGGCCGTGCCCTTCAAGCCCCACTACAACCCGGCCCAGGACCGCGCCGCCGGCCACATCAGCAAGCGCGTCCACTTCGACAACTTCCTCATCGAGGAAGTGCGCCGCCGCCCTGAAATCGACTTCCGCGAAAACACCGACGTGGCCCGCCACGAGCCCCTGCCCGACGGCCGTTGGCGCCTGCTGGCCGCCGATGGCTCGGAAATAGCCACCGCCCGCCTGCTGCTCGTCGCCAATGGGGCCCAATCCAGCTTTGCGCGCCAAATCGGTGGGCACGAGCTGGAAGCGGCTCACCATTGCGCCGGCTTGCGGGCCTACTACCGGGGCGTGCAGGGCTTGCATCCGCACAACTTCATCGAGCTGCACTTCATCCGGGACTTTCTGCCCGGCTACCTCTGGGTGTTTCCCTTGCCCAACGGCGAGGCCAACGTGGGCGTGGGCATGCTTACGGAAGCCGTGTCGAAGAAGAAGGTGAAGCTGCGGGAGCGGCTCGACGACATGCTGCGCACCCACCCGGCCCTGAAAGAACGGTTTGCCGGGGCCGAGCGGTTGGGGCCGGTGCGGGGCTTTGGGCTGCCGCTGGGCTCCAAGCGCCGCCCGCTGTCGGGGCCCGGCTACCTGCTGCTCGGCGACGCCGGCTCCCTCATCGACCCGTTCAGCGGAGAGGGCATCAGCCACGCCATGGTGTCGGGCCGCCACGCCGCCGACTGGGCCGGCCGGGCCCTGGCCGCCCAGGACTTCTCGCCCACTTTCCTGCGTGGCTACGATGCGGCTGTATACAACCGCCTGTGGCAGGAGCTGCGCCTGAGCCGGGCCATGCAGCGCCTGCTCAACTACCCCTGGCTGTTCAACTTCATAGCCAACCGCGCCGCCAACAACCCCACCCTGGCCGAAACCATCAGCAATATGTTCCTCGACCTAGACCTGCGCGAACGGCTCCGCCAGCCAGGGTTTTACGTGAAGCTGTTGTTGGGGAAATGA